The Prunus persica cultivar Lovell chromosome G8, Prunus_persica_NCBIv2, whole genome shotgun sequence genome includes a region encoding these proteins:
- the LOC18768821 gene encoding trihelix transcription factor ASIL1 gives MSTPPPPSPTASASASVPASPVSTKKAQPLPWTHEETVQMIRAYQEKWYKLRRGPLKSSQWEEVAVTVAARCGYEHAEQSKTATQCRHKMEKLRQRHRTLKKRLRPGSRSRWPFFELMESLERGPMPISSRPMAVMPCQPEEEEEEEEQRHDRHGVDVDGEDDDEENSSKVRSIDYILRRPTIVNRFSGGQASFWQDTAAAKRSRDAVDGGGGYNGYVVEPPQMGGEMAVELADEIRAFAKRFIGVENTRMEFMKETERRRLEMEKRRIDMILQSQQKIVDSIDKAFGSSTNNCPSQLS, from the exons ATGTCCACACCACCCCCGCCCTCGCCCACGGCCTCAGCCTCGGCCTCGGTCCCTGCCTCGCCAGTCTCCACCAAGAAGGCCCAGCCTCTGCCATGGACGCACGAAGAGACGGTGCAGATGATCCGGGCCTACCAGGAAAAGTGGTACAAGCTGAGAAGAGGTCCGCTCAAGTCGAGTCAATGGGAGGAGGTGGCGGTGACGGTGGCAGCTCGATGCGGCTACGAGCACGCCGAGCAGTCCAAGACCGCCACTCAGTGCCGTCATAAGATGGAGAAGCTCCGGCAACGGCACCGTACACTGAAGAAGCGCCTCCGGCCCGGGTCGAGGTCGCGTTGGCCCTTCTTCGAGCTCATGGAGAGCTTGGAGCGCGGTCCCATGCCCATCTCCTCCAGACCCATGGCTGTGATGCCATGTCagccagaagaagaagaagaagaagaagagcagcGTCATGATCGTCATGGCGTTGATGTTGACGgtgaggatgatgatgaggagaaTTCCAGTAAGGTGCGGAGTATTGATTACATACTACGGAGGCCCACGATTGTGAATAGGTTTTCTGGAGGACAAGCCTCGTTTTGGCAGGACACAGCCGCAGCCAAGAGATCGAGAGACGCGGTGGACGGTGGCGGTGGCTACAATGGCTATGTGGTGGAGCCGCCCCAGATGGGGGGAGAGATGGCTGTGGAATTAGCAGACGAAATTAGGGCTTTTGCGAAAAGGTTCATTGGGGTTGAGAACACGAGGATGGAGTTCATGAAGGAAACAGAGAGACGTAGATTGGAGATGGAGAAGAGGAGGATTGATATGATTCTGCAATCCCAGCAAAAGATTGTTGACTCCATTGACAAGGCCTTTGGCTCTTCTACCAACAA TTGCCCTTCTCAACTATCATAA